The following coding sequences are from one Streptomyces sp. NBC_01232 window:
- a CDS encoding allantoate amidohydrolase: MWAELAPIGRDAGTGGYRRYAWSGADADCRTWFQEQAEARGLTYETDRNGNQWAWLGDPLAGDAVVTGSHLDSVPDGGAFDGPLGVVSSFAALDELRRRGAEFSRPLAITNFGDEEGARFGLACVGSRLAAGQLTKEKAYELRDAEGISLPQAMEAAGYDPEAIGADPERLGRIGAFVELHVEQGRALDLSGDRVGIASAIWPHGRWRFDFRGEANHAGTTRLVDRRDPMLTYAATVLAARTEAALAGAVATFGKISVEPNGVNAIPSLVRGWLDSRAADQATLDTVVTAIEKAARERADQDGIDLGIVRESFTPVVEFEHALRDEMNRILGGSVPVLGTGAGHDAGILSAAVPTAMLFVRNPTGVSHSPREFAAEDDCVAGVLALADVLEGLACR; the protein is encoded by the coding sequence ATGTGGGCGGAGCTCGCGCCCATCGGCCGCGACGCCGGCACCGGCGGATACCGCCGGTATGCCTGGAGCGGGGCCGACGCCGACTGCCGGACCTGGTTCCAGGAGCAGGCCGAGGCGCGCGGGCTGACGTACGAGACCGACCGCAACGGCAACCAGTGGGCCTGGCTCGGCGACCCCCTCGCGGGGGACGCCGTGGTCACCGGCTCGCACCTGGACTCCGTCCCCGACGGTGGGGCCTTCGACGGCCCCCTCGGGGTGGTCTCCTCCTTCGCGGCCCTGGACGAACTCCGCAGGAGGGGCGCGGAGTTCTCCAGGCCGCTGGCCATCACCAACTTCGGTGACGAGGAAGGCGCCCGCTTCGGGCTCGCCTGCGTCGGCTCCCGGCTCGCCGCCGGACAGCTGACCAAGGAGAAGGCGTACGAGCTGCGCGACGCCGAGGGCATCTCCCTGCCCCAGGCCATGGAGGCCGCCGGCTACGACCCCGAGGCCATCGGGGCCGACCCCGAACGCCTGGGCCGCATCGGAGCCTTCGTCGAGCTGCACGTGGAACAGGGCCGCGCCCTGGACCTGTCCGGGGACCGGGTCGGCATCGCCTCCGCGATCTGGCCGCACGGCCGCTGGCGGTTCGACTTCCGCGGCGAGGCCAACCACGCCGGCACCACCCGGCTGGTCGACCGCCGCGACCCGATGCTCACCTACGCGGCGACCGTGCTGGCCGCCCGTACGGAAGCGGCCCTCGCCGGGGCCGTCGCCACCTTCGGCAAGATCTCGGTGGAGCCCAACGGGGTCAACGCCATCCCCTCGCTCGTGCGCGGCTGGCTCGACTCCCGGGCCGCCGACCAAGCCACCCTCGACACGGTCGTCACCGCCATCGAGAAGGCCGCCCGCGAGCGCGCGGACCAGGACGGCATCGACCTCGGCATCGTCCGGGAGTCCTTCACCCCGGTCGTCGAGTTCGAGCACGCCCTGCGCGACGAGATGAACCGGATCCTGGGCGGTTCGGTCCCCGTTCTCGGGACCGGAGCGGGACACGACGCCGGAATCCTCTCCGCCGCCGTCCCGACCGCCATGCTGTTCGTACGGAACCCGACCGGCGTCTCCCACTCCCCGCGGGAGTTCGCCGCCGAGGACGACTGCGTGGCAGGCGTCCTCGCCCTCGCCGACGTACTGGAAGGCCTGGCATGTCGTTGA
- a CDS encoding TetR/AcrR family transcriptional regulator gives MTARRTSDTTKTAILRAARERFAAQGYERTTIRAVAADAGIDPSMVMRYFGSKEQLFDAALTVDLRLPDLGAVPAEELPAALVRHFVERWEGDPADDALLVLLRSAVTNERAAARMREVFAAQVAPALAAAVGSERAGAVAGLVSAQLLGLALSRYLLRLPGVVALTPEGVVQGLAPALAATLSG, from the coding sequence ATGACGGCGCGACGCACTTCCGACACGACCAAGACGGCCATCCTGCGGGCGGCGCGGGAGCGCTTCGCCGCCCAGGGCTACGAGCGCACCACCATCCGGGCCGTCGCGGCGGACGCGGGGATCGACCCCTCGATGGTCATGCGGTACTTCGGCAGCAAGGAGCAGCTCTTCGACGCCGCCCTCACGGTGGACCTGCGCCTGCCCGACCTCGGCGCGGTGCCGGCCGAGGAGCTCCCCGCCGCCCTCGTGCGCCACTTCGTGGAGCGGTGGGAGGGTGATCCGGCCGACGACGCCCTGCTGGTGCTTCTGCGCTCGGCGGTGACGAACGAGCGGGCCGCGGCGCGGATGCGGGAGGTGTTCGCGGCCCAGGTCGCTCCGGCGCTGGCGGCCGCCGTCGGGTCGGAGCGGGCCGGGGCGGTGGCGGGGCTGGTCTCCGCGCAGCTGCTGGGCCTGGCCCTGAGCCGTTACCTGCTGCGACTGCCGGGCGTTGTCGCGCTGACGCCGGAGGGCGTGGTCCAAGGCCTGGCCCCGGCCCTGGCGGCCACCCTCTCCGGCTGA
- the hutU gene encoding urocanate hydratase: MSGPRPVRAARGTELSTLGWQQEAALRMLQNNLDPEVAEHPDKLVVYGGTGKAARDWRSYDAMVRTLQTLKQDETMLVQSGRPVGVMQTHEWAPRVLLANSNLVGDWANWEEFRRLEHLGLTMYGQMTAGSWIYIGTQGILQGTYETFAAVAAKKFNGTLAGTITLTAGLGGMGGAQPLAVTMNDGVAICIDVDPRAIDRRIEHRYLDVKADNLRHALQLAVEARDARKPLSIGLLGNAAELLPQMLAEGAPIDIVTDQTSAHDPLAYLPVGVDFDDMAAYAAKDPAGFTTRARESMAKHVEAMVGFMDAGAEVFDYGNSIRGEAQLAGYDRAFAFPGFVPAYIRPLFCEGKGPFRWAALSGEASDIHKTDKAMLELFPENESLHRWIKMAGERVHFQGLPARICWLGYGERDKAGERFNEMVADGTLAAPLVIGRDHLDCGSVASPYRETEAMLDGSDAIADWPLLNAMVNVASGASWVSIHHGGGVGMGRSIHAGQVTVADGTPLAGEKIRRVLTNDPGMGVIRHVDAGYDIAESVADERGVRVPMREGDDA; the protein is encoded by the coding sequence ATGTCAGGACCCCGCCCCGTACGTGCCGCGCGAGGCACCGAGCTCAGCACCCTGGGATGGCAGCAGGAGGCCGCGCTGCGGATGCTCCAGAACAACCTCGACCCCGAGGTCGCCGAGCACCCCGACAAGCTCGTCGTCTACGGCGGCACCGGCAAGGCCGCCCGCGACTGGCGCTCGTACGACGCGATGGTCCGCACCCTGCAGACCCTCAAGCAGGACGAGACGATGCTGGTCCAGTCCGGCCGCCCGGTCGGCGTGATGCAGACGCACGAGTGGGCCCCGCGCGTCCTGCTCGCCAACTCCAACCTGGTCGGCGACTGGGCCAACTGGGAGGAGTTCCGCCGTCTGGAGCACCTGGGCCTGACCATGTACGGCCAGATGACCGCCGGGTCCTGGATCTACATCGGCACCCAGGGCATCCTCCAGGGCACCTACGAGACCTTCGCCGCCGTCGCCGCGAAGAAGTTCAACGGGACCCTCGCCGGCACCATCACCCTCACCGCCGGTCTCGGCGGCATGGGCGGCGCCCAGCCGCTGGCCGTGACGATGAACGACGGCGTCGCGATCTGCATCGACGTCGACCCGCGCGCCATCGACCGCCGCATCGAGCACCGCTACCTGGACGTCAAGGCCGACAACCTGCGCCACGCCCTCCAGCTGGCCGTCGAGGCCCGCGACGCCCGCAAGCCGCTCTCCATCGGCCTCCTCGGCAACGCCGCCGAGCTGCTCCCGCAGATGCTCGCCGAGGGCGCCCCGATCGACATCGTGACCGACCAGACCTCGGCCCACGACCCGCTCGCGTACCTGCCCGTCGGCGTCGACTTCGACGACATGGCCGCCTACGCCGCCAAGGACCCGGCCGGCTTCACCACCCGCGCCCGCGAGTCGATGGCCAAGCACGTCGAGGCCATGGTCGGCTTCATGGACGCCGGCGCCGAGGTCTTCGACTACGGCAACTCCATCCGCGGCGAGGCCCAGCTGGCCGGCTACGACCGCGCCTTCGCCTTCCCCGGCTTCGTCCCCGCCTACATCCGCCCGCTGTTCTGCGAGGGCAAGGGCCCCTTCCGCTGGGCGGCGCTGTCCGGCGAGGCCTCGGACATCCACAAGACCGACAAGGCCATGCTGGAGCTCTTCCCCGAGAACGAGTCCCTGCACCGCTGGATCAAGATGGCCGGCGAGCGCGTCCACTTCCAGGGCCTGCCCGCGCGCATCTGCTGGCTCGGCTACGGCGAGCGCGACAAGGCCGGCGAGCGCTTCAACGAGATGGTGGCCGACGGCACCCTCGCCGCGCCCCTGGTGATCGGCCGCGACCACCTCGACTGCGGCTCGGTGGCCTCCCCGTACCGCGAGACCGAGGCCATGCTCGACGGCTCCGACGCGATCGCCGACTGGCCGCTGCTCAACGCCATGGTCAACGTGGCCTCCGGCGCCTCCTGGGTCTCCATCCACCACGGCGGCGGCGTCGGCATGGGCCGCTCCATCCACGCGGGCCAGGTCACCGTCGCCGACGGCACCCCGCTCGCCGGCGAGAAGATCCGCCGCGTGCTCACCAACGACCCGGGCATGGGTGTCATCCGCCACGTCGACGCCGGCTACGACATCGCCGAGTCGGTCGCCGACGAGCGCGGCGTCCGCGTCCCCATGCGTGAGGGCGACGACGCGTGA
- a CDS encoding diaminopimelate decarboxylase, translating into MADMDTEGAAARRDLAVRAAVEQGLVGGAGTAEPLTCLLDTAGIRASAAALTGAFAAALPPGTPVLHAFAVKAAPLVPVLRLLSDAGLGCEVASPGELALARAAGVPAGRTVLDSPAKTVAELREALELGIALNADNPQELARLDALVGRAPASTAAPVGLRINPQTGAGAIDALSTATTTSKFGFALRDPGAREWLVRACLDRPWLTRLHIHSGSQGVPLVLIAEGVRELHALAEEINAAAGRRRIDTLDIGGGLPVNFASDEATPTFAQYVAALREAVPALFDGSYGLVTEFGRSLLAKHGLVLARVEYTKTSGSRPIALTHAGVQVATRTAYAPAAWPVRILPYDAKGAPRTGDPVAQDIAGPACFAGDLLAVARELPRLAPGDLIGVPDTGAYFFTAHYGYNSLPRPAVHGFTVTDAGEVRFRLVRPAQDVSEIVSEAGGDLRDALL; encoded by the coding sequence ATGGCCGATATGGACACGGAGGGCGCCGCCGCGCGCCGGGACCTGGCCGTACGCGCCGCCGTCGAGCAGGGGCTCGTGGGCGGGGCCGGCACCGCGGAGCCGCTGACCTGCCTGCTGGACACCGCCGGGATCCGGGCCTCGGCCGCGGCCCTGACCGGCGCCTTCGCCGCCGCGCTGCCCCCGGGCACCCCCGTCCTGCACGCCTTCGCCGTCAAGGCCGCCCCGCTCGTCCCGGTCCTGCGGCTGCTCTCCGACGCCGGGCTCGGCTGCGAGGTGGCCAGCCCCGGCGAGCTGGCACTGGCCCGGGCGGCGGGTGTCCCGGCCGGCCGGACCGTCCTGGACTCCCCCGCCAAGACGGTGGCCGAGCTGCGCGAGGCCCTGGAGCTGGGCATCGCCCTCAACGCCGACAACCCGCAGGAGCTGGCGCGCCTCGACGCGCTCGTCGGCCGGGCGCCCGCGTCCACCGCGGCCCCGGTCGGCCTGCGGATCAACCCGCAGACCGGCGCCGGGGCCATCGACGCGCTGTCCACGGCGACCACGACCTCGAAGTTCGGCTTCGCGCTGCGCGACCCCGGCGCGCGCGAGTGGCTCGTACGGGCCTGCCTGGACCGGCCGTGGCTGACCCGCCTGCACATCCACTCGGGCTCCCAGGGCGTTCCGCTCGTCCTGATCGCTGAAGGCGTACGGGAGCTGCACGCACTGGCCGAGGAGATCAACGCGGCCGCCGGGCGGCGCCGGATCGACACCCTCGACATCGGCGGCGGCCTGCCGGTGAACTTCGCCTCCGACGAGGCCACCCCGACGTTCGCGCAGTACGTCGCCGCCCTGCGCGAGGCGGTCCCGGCCCTCTTCGACGGCTCGTACGGCCTGGTCACGGAGTTCGGCCGGTCCCTGCTGGCCAAGCACGGACTGGTGCTGGCCCGGGTCGAGTACACCAAGACCAGCGGCTCCCGGCCGATCGCGCTCACCCACGCCGGGGTGCAGGTGGCGACCCGCACCGCGTACGCCCCGGCGGCCTGGCCGGTGCGGATCCTGCCGTACGACGCGAAGGGCGCCCCGAGGACCGGAGATCCGGTGGCCCAGGACATCGCGGGCCCGGCCTGCTTCGCGGGGGACCTGCTCGCCGTCGCCCGCGAGCTGCCCCGGCTCGCCCCGGGCGACCTGATCGGCGTCCCCGACACCGGCGCGTACTTCTTCACGGCCCACTACGGCTACAACAGCCTGCCCCGGCCGGCGGTCCACGGCTTCACGGTCACGGACGCGGGCGAGGTCCGCTTCCGCCTGGTCCGCCCGGCGCAGGACGTATCGGAGATCGTCTCGGAAGCGGGCGGCGACCTGCGGGACGCGCTGCTGTAA